The nucleotide sequence TTGAAAAAGAGACTGTCGAAAAGGAAAAACGCACATTAAAACAGCGGATCCAGGCGGTCTATGATGATAAGATGCGATATTCCAATTTCAGGCTTGTCCAGGAAATGTGCAAGGATGAACCCTATGCACTCCATGTCAATGGCGAGATTGAGGATATTCCGCAAATCGATGAGAAGAATCTCTATGAGTACTATAAAAAAGCCTTTGCAGAAGATGAGCTTGACTTGTTCATTATCGGAGATGTGGAAGAGGCAGAAGTCCAGTCGATTGCCCAAGATCTCCTGCAATTTGACCAGCGCACGCCAAAACTTATTGAGGCTGCTCCCAGGGATGCTCATGTCGAAGAGAAAACCGTCAAAGATCATGAGGATGTCAAACAAGGTAAGTTAAATATAGGGTACAGAACAAATGTACTGTATGGTGATAAGGATTATTATGCACTGCAGGTCTTCAATGGGATTTTCGGAGGTTTTTCACATTCCAAGCTATTTTTGAATGTCCGGGAGAAAAATAGCCTTGCCTACTATGTTGCAAGCCGTCTTGAAAGCCACAAAGGGTTGATGATGGTAATGTCCGGCATTGAATTCGAAAATTTCGAACTGGCTGTAAAAATAATTCGTGAACAAATGGAAGCGATGCAAGCTGGCGATTTTACCGATCAGGAAATCGATCAGACAAAAGCTGTTATTGAAAACCAAATGCTTGAAACAATGGATACAGCAAGAGGGATGGTCGAGGTCCTATATCATAATGTGGTTTCAAGACAAAATGTCAGCCTCGATGACTGGCTTGAGGGCATGAGCAAAACCACAAAAAAAGAAATCGTTGATGTGGCCAAAAAGGTTCAGCTTGATACGGTCTACTTCTTAACTGGATTGGAGGCGGACAAATAATGGAGAAGATCACTTTTGAACAGCTTCAGGAAGAAATGTACTACGAAAAGCTGAATAATGGGCTCGATGTATACATTCTTCCAAAAAAAGGCTTCAATAAAACATATGCTACGTTTACAACGAAATACGGGTCGATCGATAATCACTTCCTTCCACCGGGAAAGGATGAATATGTGAAGGTACCCGACGGCATCGCCCATTTCCTTGAGCATAAATTGTTTGAAAAGGAAGATGGGGACGTGTTCCAGCAGTTCAGCAAGCAGGGTGCTTCTGCGAACGCATTCACATCTTTCACTAGGACAGCTTATTTGTTCTCCAGTACATCTAATGTAGACAAAAACCTGGAAACACTGATCGACTTCGTTCAGGAACCGTATTTTACCGAGAAAACAGTTGAAAAGGAAAAGGGAATCATCGGGCAGGAGATCACCATGTACGATGACAATCCTGATTGGAGACTGTATTTTGGCCTGATACAGAATATGTATAAGAACCACCCGGTAAGCATAGATATCGCGGGTACAATCGAGTCGATTTCTCATATTACGAAAGATATGCTGTATGAGTGCTATGAAACCTTTTACCATCCAAGCAATATGTTATTCTTCGTAGTTGGTCCAGTTAATCCTGAAGAAATCATGGGCTTGATAAAAGATAACCAGGGGAAGAAGGAATACAAAAACAAACCTGAAATCAAGCGGATATTTGAAGAGGAACAGGCTGGAGTAGCTGAAAAGAAACAGGTCCTTAAAATGAATGTCCAGACGTCCAAGTGCCTTTTTGGAATCAAGGCGGCTGACCCAACTGAGTCGGGCAAAGAATTGTTGAAAAAAGAGCTGTCTATCAATGTAATGCTTGATATTCTCTTTGGTAAAAGTTCTGAGAACTACACCGAGTTATATGGCTCGGGGCTAATCGATGATACATTTTCTTATGATTATACCGAAGAACAGGGCTTTGGGTTTGCTATGGTTGGCGGAGATACGAATGAGCCTGATGAACTCGCCAGCAAGCTTGAAGCAATGCTAATGGATGCAAAAGCGGGCAAAGGATTGACAGATGACAATCTTGAAAGGACGAAAAAGAAAAAAATAGGAGCCTTCCTCAGGGCTGTTAATTCACCGGAATATATAGCTAATCAGTTTACACGCTACGCATTTAACGATATGGATTTATTTGATGTTGTTCCGGTACTTGAAAGCCTTAAGCTAGACGATCTCAAGCAGGCAGCAAATAAGTTGATTGCCGAAGAACGGTTCACAGTTTGCCAGGTGATCCCAAAGGATAAGCAATAACGCACCTCCTTTTAATGTATGCGCCGGTACTTGCCGGCGCATTATTTGATGAAGGTTATTGGAGAGGATAAAAACCATGAAAAAATTTGCGCTCGTAACTGGAGCGAGTGGAGCAATAGGTAAGGCGATTTCCATGAAGCTTGCATCAGCAGGTTATTCGCTATATTTGCACTTTAACCAGAACGAAAAAGGAATAGAAGAAGTTGTCCGGCAAATTGGCCAGTTTGGTGGTGAATATATACCGATCAAGGCAAACCTGGCATCTAAGTCAGGTTACATGGAATTGGCCGCAAATATCTTTTCTCTTGATGCAATTGTACATAATGCAGGCAATGCCTTATATGGTCTTCTTGAGGATTTAGAGGAAGTGGATGCAGAGGAACTCATACAGATTCACATTACGTCCCCCTTGATGCTTACGAAAAAGCTTATTCCTAAATTACGGCAAAAAGAAAGAGGGAGTATTGTGATAGTGTCATCGATCTGGGGACAGACAGGCGCATCATATGAAGTAGCCTATTCGACTGTGAAAGGCGCTCAAATAGCCTTCGCTAAAGCACTGAGCAAAGAGTTGGCAATTTCCAATATAAGGGTGAACGCCGTAGCGCCAGGTGCCATTCAAACCCCCATGGTTGAAGGTTTTTCCCAGGAGGAAATCGAGACCATCGCCGAAGATATTCCATCAGGCCGTCTGGGAACAGCTGAAGAAGTAGCAAATGGTGTGGAGTTCCTATTATCTGAAAAATCCTCCTATATAACCGGACAGGTACTGGCGGTGAATGGTGGCTGGTTAACTTGATGTACATGTGACAATTTTTCAAAACATGTACTGAAATGAATAATAATCTTCATACGTATGCAAAATAACCTTGTACTATTTTAGACAAGGAGGTTGTCAATATGTCTGTATTGGATAATTGGAATCAGTGGAAGGATTTCTTGGGAGACCGCCTTCATCAGGCGCAGGACCAGGGAATGAATAAAGAAGTAATGGGAGACCTTGCCTACCAAATCGGGGACTATCTTGCTAAGAATGTCGATCCTAAAAATGAGCAGGAAAGAGTCCTTGCAGATCTTTGGTCAGTTGCAAGCCCTGACGAACAGCATGCCATCGCAACAATGATGGTTAAACTCGTTCAAAACAACGGCGCTAATCAATAAGTAAGTTTTGAGAGGGGACTTCCAGATTCCTCTCTTTTTTTATTGTCCCTTCCTTGAAATAGACACATAAACACGGCTTTTTTTACTTTTAACTTCTGGCTTGTTTTTCCTTTCATCTTCCTTGAAAATCATATAATATAGTAGCTAGATATTTGATGTCAAAATGTGTCGCAATCAAGTGACCTTATAGCAGAGGAGGAGAACGATGGAAAAGAAAGAATGGTACTTGGAATATGAAATTGTGATTAACCGTCCAGGACTGCTAGGTGATATATCCTCTTTGCTTGGTATGCTGTCAATCAATATTGTTACGATCAATGGAGTCGATGAAGGTAGGCGTGGTCTGTTGATCCTTGCGAAAGATGATGACCAAATTGAGAGATTAGAGTCAATTTTGAATACAATGGATACAATAAGGGTAATTAAAATCCGTGAACCTAAGCTTCGTGACCGGATGGCGGTCAGACACGGCAGGTACATACAGCGTGATGCAGATGATAAAAAAACATTCCGGTTTGTGAGGGATGAGCTTGGACTACTTGTAGATTTTATGGCAGAATTGTTTAAGCAGGAGGGGCACAAGCTGATCGGGATCCGCGGGATGCCGCGAGTTGGCAAGACAGAATCAGTCGTGGCTTCAAGTGTTTGTGCAAATAAACGCTGGCTGTTTGTTTCTTCAACATTATTGAAACAGACAATCCGTAACCAATTGATCGAAGATGAATACAACGCTGAAAATCTATTTATAATTGACGGGATCGTTTCCACAAGGAGGGCAAATGAAAAGCACTGGCAGCTTGTCAGGGAAATCATGCGCCTGCCTGCGGTGAAAGTTGTTGAACATCCAGATATTTTTGTCCAAAACACAGAATATACAATGGATGATTTTGATTATATTATCGAACTGCGTAATAATCCTGATGAAGAAATCGTTTATGACATGGTTCAGAAGAATCACATGTTCACCGATTCTGATTTTGGAGGATTTGATTTTTAACAGTATTGGAAGGTGTTATCGTGACTGAGTTAGGAAATTTATTAAAGGAAGCACGTGAAGCTAAGGGCCTCAGCCTGGACGAACTGCAGTCCATCACGAAAATACAGAAGCGCTACCTTCTTGGTATTGAAGAGGGCAATTACTCTATGATGCCAGGTAAGTTTTATGTCCGCGCATTCATTAAACAATATGCTGAAGCTGTTAGTCTTGATCCAGAACAGCTTTTTGAGCAGCACAAAAACGAAATCCCATCTACATACAACGAAGAGCTGCCTGAGCAGCTTTCCCGTGTCCAGTCGAGGAAAAGTATCTCTCCTGACACTTCTAAAGTCTTGGATATACTTCCTAAAATTTTGATTGGTGTTTTCATTATTGCTTCTATTGCCCTGGTTTGGTATCTAATTGTCAAGAGTGCCGGCGATGAAACTGAACAGCCTGCAAATACTGATAAAGGGCAAACAAGCTTTGAAGAGACTGAAGAGTTTGCAGATGATAGTGGTGAAGAGGATACAGGCGAGGAAGAAGATGCTGCTGAAGAGGAACCGGCTGAAGAAGAAGCCGAGCCTGAAACTCCTGCACAGGAGCTTACAGTTTCCTCCAATAGCGGCAGCAACACGGTATATGAACTCAAGAATGCGGATCAATTTGTCATTAAGATTGTATCACTAGGACAGACATGGGTTGGTCTTTCAAATGGCTCAGGAAAATCCATATTTCAGGAAACCCTTGTTAAAGGGGAGAATGAAAGCCGCACTGAGGACTTATCAAACGAGACCCAGGCAGTAATAAATATTGGACGGGCACCTGATACCGAAATCTATGTAAATGACCAAAAGCTTGAATATGCAGTACCGCCCGAAGAAGATATGACCCAAGTGATTACGATTAAGTTTGTTAAATAAGTCTAAGAAAGAATTGCTAAAATGCCCGTATGGACTTTTGTTTATACGGGCTAAAATTATAAAAGGCATATTTAATGATGATTTTCACATATTGGATATAATGAAAGAAGTCAGATTAATGGCTTTGTAATTTTTCATCTGGAGGAAAAGTATATGAACTTGCCAAATAAAATTACGGTTTCACGAATATTATTGATTCCGTTATTCATGATCATTATGATTGTCCCATTTTCATGGGGGGAAATCGCCTTACTTGGTACAACCATGCCGGTCACTCATTTTGTGGGAGCGCTAATATATATTTTTGCGTCTGTGACAGACTGGGTTGACGGTTATCTGGCACGAAAGCACAATTTAGTTACGAATCTTGGGAAGTTCCTCGATCCGCTTGCGGATAAACTGCTTGTCTCTTCTGCGCTGATTGTGTTGGTTGAACTGGGGTATGCCCCTGCGTGGATCGTCATTATTATTATCAGCCGGGAGTTTGCTGTGACAGGACTTCGTTTACTGCTTGCAGGCGGTGGTGAGGTAGTTGCAGCAAAAATGCCTGGCAAAATTAAAATGTGGGCACAAACAGTGGCGATTTCCGCCCTGTTGCTGCACAATATCATTTTTGAAGCATTCTCGATCCCGTTTGCAGATATTGCATTATGGGTGGCGATGTTCTTTACAATCTGGTCTGGATGGGATTACTTCGCTAAAAACAAGCAAGTGTTCAGTAATTCCAAATAATTGATTTTGTCAGGGGGACAAGAAATGAATGCCGAAATCATTGCTGTGGGATCTGAATTGCTCCTTGGGCAAATCGTCAATACAAACGCCAGATTCCTTTCCCGGCAGCTTGCCGACCTGGGAATCAATGTTTTCTATCATACGGTCGTCGGGGATAATCCTGATAGGTTAAAGAACGCTATGGGAATTGCCCGGGAACGTGCAGAACTGATTATTTTCACGGGCGGATTGGGTCCGACTAAAGATGACCTGACAAAAGATACAATTGCTGCGCAGCTTGGAAAGCAGCTTGTTCTTGATGAAGAAGCGATGACGTCCATCGAATTGTATTTTGAAAAAACGAACAGGGTAATGACTGAGAATAACAGGAAGCAGGCACTGGTGATTGAGGGCTCAACTGTTCTGAAAAATGATCATGGCATGGCCCCGGGTATGTTCCTGGCAACTGCCGACAACAAGTACATGCTTCTGCCGGGACCTCCTTCTGAGATGGAGCCAATGTTCTTGAAATACGGCCAGGCGGCTATTTCAGGCATGTCCGGTAATCAGGCAAAAATTGAATCGAGAGTCTTGCGTTTTTTCGGAATCGGCGAGGCGGCCCTTGAAACGAAAATTGAAGATTTGATTGACCAGCAAAGCAATCCAACCATCGCCCCACTTGCTGGTGATGGGGAAGTTACACTAAGGCTTACAGCCAGGGACGATGACAATGGTACTGCTCAAGCATTGATTGATAAAGTGGAAGCGGAAATCATGGACAGAGTCGGTGAGTATTTTTATGGTTATGACGAAACCTCTTTAATGCTGGAACTTTCGAAACTATTGAAAATCAAAAACTTGACCCTATCAGCTGCTGAAAGCTTGACAGGCGGAATGTTCCAGCAGGAATTGACTTCTGTCTCCGGTGCTAGCAGCCTTTTCAAAGGCGGCTTAGTTTGTTACTCGAATGAAGCCAAGATAGGACTTGTTAAGGTGAATCCGGAAACAATTGAGAAGTATGGGGCTGTAAGCGGTGAATGTGCGGAAGAGCTGGCAATGAATGCTGCAGCGCTTACCAACTCTGATATCGGCATCAGCTTTAGCGGAGTGGCTGGTCCCGACAGCCTAGAAGGACATCCACCAGGCACGGTCTTTATTGGAATCCACGTAAAAGGCCTGCCAGTCCATTCAGAAAAACTAACCCTCAGCGGCTCCCGTACCGCTATCAGGAAAAGGGCAGTAAAGTTTGGCTGCCAGATCATAATTAATAGATTATCAGAAACACGGAAGTGATATACTTCCGTGTTTTTTTGCCAGTATAGGTCTGGATGAAAAGCATATTGTTTGTAATGAAATAGGCAGATTCCTTGCCAAAATAGCATTCTAACGGGGATATATCATAAGAAAACTGATGAAAAACACATCGAAAATTCATTTTTAACGAATTTTCCCTTACGAAAAAAAACGAATAAATGTTCGATTTTTTGTTGGACAAACCGCCTGGAAAAAGGTATAGTAATAGTAGGTTTTAAATAAGAGATTTGCGGGCAGGCGGGATGCCAGTTCGTTTTTATATAAAAGGAGGAAAATTGAGTGAGTGATCGTCAAGCTGCGTTAGATATGGCTTTAAAACAAATTGAAAAGCAATTTGGTAAAGGATCGGTTATGAAATTAGGGGAGAAGACAGACACTAAAATATCTACTTCTCCAAGTGGTTCCCTTGCACTGGATGCTGCACTGGGAATAGGCG is from Mesobacillus boroniphilus and encodes:
- the pgsA gene encoding CDP-diacylglycerol--glycerol-3-phosphate 3-phosphatidyltransferase; amino-acid sequence: MNLPNKITVSRILLIPLFMIIMIVPFSWGEIALLGTTMPVTHFVGALIYIFASVTDWVDGYLARKHNLVTNLGKFLDPLADKLLVSSALIVLVELGYAPAWIVIIIISREFAVTGLRLLLAGGGEVVAAKMPGKIKMWAQTVAISALLLHNIIFEAFSIPFADIALWVAMFFTIWSGWDYFAKNKQVFSNSK
- a CDS encoding DUF3388 domain-containing protein codes for the protein MEKKEWYLEYEIVINRPGLLGDISSLLGMLSINIVTINGVDEGRRGLLILAKDDDQIERLESILNTMDTIRVIKIREPKLRDRMAVRHGRYIQRDADDKKTFRFVRDELGLLVDFMAELFKQEGHKLIGIRGMPRVGKTESVVASSVCANKRWLFVSSTLLKQTIRNQLIEDEYNAENLFIIDGIVSTRRANEKHWQLVREIMRLPAVKVVEHPDIFVQNTEYTMDDFDYIIELRNNPDEEIVYDMVQKNHMFTDSDFGGFDF
- the yfmF gene encoding EF-P 5-aminopentanol modification-associated protein YfmF, giving the protein MAVISETIKDMKGYKLHIVKTEKFKTNTIVWKMKAPLTSEDVTKRALLPYVLQSSSKAYPSTSKFRSYLDELYGANLYVDVSKKGEYQVLSFSLEIANEKFLSDHDPLLKKGMQFMAEILVNPLAENEAFEKETVEKEKRTLKQRIQAVYDDKMRYSNFRLVQEMCKDEPYALHVNGEIEDIPQIDEKNLYEYYKKAFAEDELDLFIIGDVEEAEVQSIAQDLLQFDQRTPKLIEAAPRDAHVEEKTVKDHEDVKQGKLNIGYRTNVLYGDKDYYALQVFNGIFGGFSHSKLFLNVREKNSLAYYVASRLESHKGLMMVMSGIEFENFELAVKIIREQMEAMQAGDFTDQEIDQTKAVIENQMLETMDTARGMVEVLYHNVVSRQNVSLDDWLEGMSKTTKKEIVDVAKKVQLDTVYFLTGLEADK
- the ymfI gene encoding elongation factor P 5-aminopentanone reductase, producing MKKFALVTGASGAIGKAISMKLASAGYSLYLHFNQNEKGIEEVVRQIGQFGGEYIPIKANLASKSGYMELAANIFSLDAIVHNAGNALYGLLEDLEEVDAEELIQIHITSPLMLTKKLIPKLRQKERGSIVIVSSIWGQTGASYEVAYSTVKGAQIAFAKALSKELAISNIRVNAVAPGAIQTPMVEGFSQEEIETIAEDIPSGRLGTAEEVANGVEFLLSEKSSYITGQVLAVNGGWLT
- a CDS encoding RodZ domain-containing protein, whose amino-acid sequence is MTELGNLLKEAREAKGLSLDELQSITKIQKRYLLGIEEGNYSMMPGKFYVRAFIKQYAEAVSLDPEQLFEQHKNEIPSTYNEELPEQLSRVQSRKSISPDTSKVLDILPKILIGVFIIASIALVWYLIVKSAGDETEQPANTDKGQTSFEETEEFADDSGEEDTGEEEDAAEEEPAEEEAEPETPAQELTVSSNSGSNTVYELKNADQFVIKIVSLGQTWVGLSNGSGKSIFQETLVKGENESRTEDLSNETQAVINIGRAPDTEIYVNDQKLEYAVPPEEDMTQVITIKFVK
- the yfmH gene encoding EF-P 5-aminopentanol modification-associated protein YfmH, giving the protein MEKITFEQLQEEMYYEKLNNGLDVYILPKKGFNKTYATFTTKYGSIDNHFLPPGKDEYVKVPDGIAHFLEHKLFEKEDGDVFQQFSKQGASANAFTSFTRTAYLFSSTSNVDKNLETLIDFVQEPYFTEKTVEKEKGIIGQEITMYDDNPDWRLYFGLIQNMYKNHPVSIDIAGTIESISHITKDMLYECYETFYHPSNMLFFVVGPVNPEEIMGLIKDNQGKKEYKNKPEIKRIFEEEQAGVAEKKQVLKMNVQTSKCLFGIKAADPTESGKELLKKELSINVMLDILFGKSSENYTELYGSGLIDDTFSYDYTEEQGFGFAMVGGDTNEPDELASKLEAMLMDAKAGKGLTDDNLERTKKKKIGAFLRAVNSPEYIANQFTRYAFNDMDLFDVVPVLESLKLDDLKQAANKLIAEERFTVCQVIPKDKQ
- a CDS encoding competence/damage-inducible protein A is translated as MNAEIIAVGSELLLGQIVNTNARFLSRQLADLGINVFYHTVVGDNPDRLKNAMGIARERAELIIFTGGLGPTKDDLTKDTIAAQLGKQLVLDEEAMTSIELYFEKTNRVMTENNRKQALVIEGSTVLKNDHGMAPGMFLATADNKYMLLPGPPSEMEPMFLKYGQAAISGMSGNQAKIESRVLRFFGIGEAALETKIEDLIDQQSNPTIAPLAGDGEVTLRLTARDDDNGTAQALIDKVEAEIMDRVGEYFYGYDETSLMLELSKLLKIKNLTLSAAESLTGGMFQQELTSVSGASSLFKGGLVCYSNEAKIGLVKVNPETIEKYGAVSGECAEELAMNAAALTNSDIGISFSGVAGPDSLEGHPPGTVFIGIHVKGLPVHSEKLTLSGSRTAIRKRAVKFGCQIIINRLSETRK
- a CDS encoding DUF3243 domain-containing protein, whose protein sequence is MSVLDNWNQWKDFLGDRLHQAQDQGMNKEVMGDLAYQIGDYLAKNVDPKNEQERVLADLWSVASPDEQHAIATMMVKLVQNNGANQ